In Topomyia yanbarensis strain Yona2022 chromosome 2, ASM3024719v1, whole genome shotgun sequence, one DNA window encodes the following:
- the LOC131683502 gene encoding uncharacterized protein LOC131683502, whose translation MEACTIPGCRNKYETFIRHLYTIPPPSNLDDPSLVEERSNRWKKLCRVTKTDKSYRVCSDHFFFKQPAETSDKTHPDWLPWLKLCSIPDDPLRIQRRMQEYYQQKKRVQQTLCIVKGCINSKPGIGKHLQSFAFPKLDMTSYINRVLSEKRLLLWLQIIDQPDSWRMFNFNNLKICPRHFVTGKMAELTDVENVDWIPSVALGKKIPFTDHVAHFDLHNIISLAKDTCPKKDENTNIHNFSLPTANTVPITMSTPAVQSQLRLQPECPTPLLNRIKVGLKCILCLEPTALKAIDTRNDAAIKVLFSNKLNVESELICSKCCKLVEEFYCFYEFVLRTQQNLTAKKIKTIIPVIPEKQVPPVARPKLPTSKVNGGKLFDTLPDDYYQCTLCKLIVFKKKRLNHHLHQDHKVKISCKMCKQSFSPDGYTEHKNNCQNITRAKRDTRKSLIQAPLTNADIIDMDDTDNNQKCEVVTTIKRDIREVVFQASPTDTKIIDTDCKDDKQKGQKRHSCYICKNFYTPEEMMEHVKSHGAEHITKRQMIEFGEEYEACKECQKAILKDDMEKHLEEHEEKRARRREFIKKQQEKIKHTCFKCNVDFLSLYALDKHTKSHKIVRSDDKIVCPDCNRIVKANYFKVHCQFVHDDVLLTCDKCGKQMTRMALKRHRQTTCCDDTMAPCEVCGKTMKAYLIKSHTAKVHSSKPIKCSFCPKVYDSKDYARSHERWSHREEWDKRRREGIKELNLDRNQLEEALGLKMKSDGSEEVESSCPICLNVHGNATVVETHMRKAHPKEHFAMIMGGVPITSCRENELRELLQNEEMSE comes from the exons ATGGAAGCATGTACAATCCCTGGCTGCCGAAACAAATATGAAACGTTCATTAGACATTTGTACACCATTCCGCCGCCATCGAATCTGGATGACCCATCTTTGGTGGAAGAGAGATCGAATAGGTGGAAAAAACTTTGCCGTGTTACCAAAACCGATAAGAGTTATCGGGTCTGCAgcgaccatttctttttcaagcAGCCGGCCGAAACATCAGACAAGACCCACCCAGATTGGCTGCCTTGGTTGAAACTTTGTTCAATTCCCGATGATCCGCTCAGAATACAACGAAGAATGCAGGAGTACTACCAGCAAAAGAAACGAGTTCAACAAACT CTTTGCATCGTCAAAGGCTGCATCAACAGTAAGCCCGGTATTGGCAAGCATTTGCAGTCGTTTGCGTTTCCAAAGCTGGACATGACCAGCTACATCAATCGAGTGCTGTCAGAAAAGCGTCTGCTTTTGTGGCTACAAATCATTGACCAACCAGATAGCTGGCGGATGTTTAACTTcaacaatttaaaaatatgtcccCGACATTTCGTAACAG GAAAAATGGCTGAACTAACAGACGTGGAAAACGTGGATTGGATTCCATCTGTAGCGCTAGGAAAAAAGATACCCTTTACTGATCATGTTG ccCATTTCGATTTACACAATATCATCTCACTGGCTAAAGATACCTGTCCAAAAAAGGACGAAAATACAAATATTCATAACTTCAGTTTACCAACGGCAAATACTGTTCCAATCACAATGTCAACGCCAGCTGTACAATCACAGCTGAGGCTTCAACCAGAATGTCCAACGCCTTTACTGAACCGTATCAAAGTGGGACTTAAGTGCATACTTTGCTTGGAACCAACGGCTCTAAAGGCCATAGATACCAGAAACGATGCTGCTATCAAGGTCCTGTTTAGCAAT AAACTTAATGTGGAAAGTGAGTTAATTTGTAGTAAGTGCTGCAAATTAGTCGAGGAGTTTTATTGTTTCTATGAATTTGTATTGCGCACCCAGCAGAATCTAACGGCAAAGAAAATCAAAACGATTATACCCGTTATTCCCGAAAAACAAGTACCCCCAGTGGCACGTCCAAAACTACCAACTTCCAAGGTGAACGGTGGAAAATTATTCGACACATTGCCAGATGATTATTATCAGTGTACACTTTGTAAGTTAATCGTGTTTAAGAAAAAAAGATTGAATCATCATCTGCATCAGGATCACAAAGTCAAAATCAGCTGCAAAATGTGTAAACAGAG tttttcgcCGGATGGATATACCGAGCACAAAAATAACTGCCAAAATATTACAAGAGCAAAACGAGATACTAGAAAATCTCTCATCCAAGCTCCGCTTACCAACGCTGACATTATCGATATGGACGATACAGACAATAATCAGAAATGTGAAGTCGTAACAACTATTAAGCGAGATATTAGAGAAGTTGTTTTCCAAGCTTCACCAACCGACACTAAAATCATCGATACCGACTGTAAAGACGATAAACAGAAAGGACAAAAGAGACATTCCTGTTATATTTGCAAAAACTT CTACACACCAGAAGAAATGATGGAACACGTAAAAAGTCATGGTGCTGAACATATCACGAAGCGTCAAATGATTGAATTCGGCGAAGAGTATGAAGCTTGCAAAGAATGCCAGAAAGC TATCCTCAAGGATGACATGGAAAAACATCTCGAAGAGCATGAGGAAAAGCGTGCGCGGAGAAGAGAATTTATCAAGAAACAACAAGAGAAAATCAAACACACATGCTTCAAATGCAATGTGGACTTCCTATCACTGTATGCGTTGGATAAACATACGAAATCGCATAAAATTGTCAGATCGGATGATAAAATAGTATGCCCTGATTGCAATCGCAT tgTAAAAGCAAATTACTTCAAAGTTCATTGCCAGTTCGTGCACGATGACGTGTTACTAACCTGCGACAAATGCGGGAAACAGATGACCAGAATGGCACTCAAAAGGCACCGGCAGACTACTTGCTGTGACGATACTATGGCACCCTGCGAAGTTTGTGGCAAAACTATGAAGGCATATTTGATCAAA AGTCACACTGCTAAGGTGCATTCAAGCAAGCCAATCAAATGTAGCTTCTGTCCAAAGGTTTACGACAGCAAAGATTACGCTAGGTCACATGAACGATGGTCGCATCGTGAGGAATGGGACAAAAGGCGTCGTGAGGGTATAAAAGAACTGAACCTAGATCGGAATCAACTCGAAGAAGCTCTAGGGTTGAAAATGAAGTCCGACGGCTCAGAAGAAGTTGAATCGTCGTGTCCCATTTGTCTAAATGTGCATGGCAATGCTACTGTTGTCGAAACTCATATGCGTAAAGCGCACCCAAAAGAACACTTTGCCATGATCATGGGTGGTGTACCGATTACTTCCTGCAGAGAAAATGAGCTCAGAGAACTGTTGCAAAATGAAGAAATGAGTGAATAA